A window of Ruania suaedae contains these coding sequences:
- the hpf gene encoding ribosome hibernation-promoting factor, HPF/YfiA family, which produces MEIIVVSRHTEVPERFRRHAEEKLAKVPQLSPYAQRVDVEVSHENNPRMAERAERVELTVRAKGPVVRAEAAASDRYGALDLATAKLIERLRRARDRRKSHHGRRPDSPPVPAPDLEALTQQVHEDPAPQEDPDDGFTPQAPTEPGVAVEAQLGDSPVIIRQKVHETAPMTVDQALAEMELVGHPFFLFVDSETMQPCVVYNRRGWTYGVIRLNYTATEAGSDEPPAEATA; this is translated from the coding sequence ATGGAGATCATCGTGGTCAGCCGTCACACCGAGGTGCCGGAGCGTTTCCGTCGCCACGCCGAGGAGAAGCTGGCCAAAGTGCCACAGCTGTCTCCCTACGCCCAGCGCGTCGACGTCGAGGTGTCCCACGAGAACAACCCGCGGATGGCGGAGCGGGCCGAACGTGTGGAGCTCACCGTCCGCGCCAAGGGGCCGGTCGTGCGGGCGGAGGCGGCGGCGTCGGACCGGTACGGCGCGCTCGACCTGGCCACGGCGAAACTGATCGAGCGGTTGCGGCGCGCGCGGGACCGGCGCAAGTCCCACCACGGCCGCAGGCCCGACTCCCCACCCGTTCCGGCGCCGGACCTGGAGGCGTTGACGCAGCAGGTGCACGAGGACCCCGCCCCGCAGGAGGACCCCGACGACGGGTTCACCCCGCAGGCTCCCACTGAGCCGGGCGTGGCGGTGGAGGCCCAGCTGGGCGACTCCCCGGTGATCATCCGGCAGAAGGTCCACGAGACCGCGCCGATGACGGTGGACCAGGCGCTGGCGGAGATGGAGCTCGTCGGTCACCCGTTCTTCCTGTTCGTGGACTCCGAGACGATGCAGCCGTGCGTGGTCTACAACCGCCGCGGGTGGACCTACGGGGTGATCCGCCTGAATTACACCGCCACCGAGGCCGGCAGCGACGAACCGCCGGCGGAGGCCACTGCCTGA
- a CDS encoding winged helix-turn-helix domain-containing protein — MSRPLTLGQARRIAVAAQLLDRSAPRPSRPTMAHLQRTIDRLGVVQIDSVNVLARAHLLPLQARLGGYDTALLERATRGTPARPRRLVEYWAHEASYISPRTYQALRWRMDSPRMQRRDERLWREHPQTMAAVLEIIGAEGALTAAQVHERLGHHSGRREHWGWNWTVAKEALEAHFARGRVMAAHRTAQFERAYDLPERVLPAAVLAEPVPDRPTAVRTLVETAARAHGLGSVRCLADYFRLPVAETAVAAADLTAEGVLEEVAVRGWDRSLVLHTAARVPRRTRARALLAPFDPLVFERRRLLELFGMHYRIGIYTPATQRTHGYYVLPFLLGEQLVARVDLKAERDRGVLRVRTAFAEPAAPAETAAELVAELRELAAWLDLERVALEDGARGDLTGALARELTA; from the coding sequence ATGTCCCGCCCCCTCACCCTCGGTCAGGCGCGGCGCATCGCGGTCGCGGCCCAGCTGCTGGACCGGTCCGCGCCGCGGCCGTCGCGGCCCACGATGGCGCACCTGCAGCGCACGATCGATCGGCTCGGGGTGGTGCAGATCGACTCGGTGAACGTGCTGGCCCGTGCGCACCTGCTACCGCTGCAGGCGCGCCTGGGTGGCTACGACACGGCGCTGCTGGAGCGGGCCACGCGTGGCACGCCGGCGCGCCCGCGGCGACTGGTCGAGTACTGGGCGCACGAGGCCTCCTACATCTCGCCGCGGACCTACCAGGCGCTGCGGTGGCGGATGGACTCGCCACGGATGCAGCGCCGGGACGAGCGGCTGTGGCGCGAGCACCCTCAGACCATGGCGGCCGTGCTGGAGATCATCGGTGCCGAGGGTGCGCTCACCGCCGCCCAGGTGCACGAGCGCCTGGGCCACCACAGTGGCCGGCGTGAGCACTGGGGATGGAACTGGACCGTCGCGAAGGAGGCGCTCGAGGCCCACTTCGCCCGCGGCCGGGTGATGGCTGCCCACCGCACCGCTCAGTTCGAGCGGGCCTACGACCTTCCCGAGCGGGTGCTTCCGGCGGCGGTGCTCGCCGAGCCCGTGCCTGATCGCCCGACGGCGGTGCGCACCCTCGTCGAGACCGCTGCCCGGGCGCACGGCCTCGGGTCCGTGCGCTGCCTGGCGGACTACTTCCGCCTGCCGGTGGCCGAGACCGCCGTGGCCGCCGCCGACCTGACGGCGGAGGGGGTGCTCGAGGAGGTGGCGGTGCGGGGATGGGATCGCTCGCTGGTGCTGCACACTGCAGCCAGGGTGCCCCGGCGCACCCGCGCCCGAGCGCTACTCGCCCCCTTCGACCCGCTCGTGTTCGAGCGTCGCCGCCTGCTCGAACTGTTCGGGATGCACTACCGGATCGGGATCTACACGCCGGCCACCCAGCGCACGCACGGGTACTACGTGCTGCCCTTCCTGCTCGGGGAACAGCTGGTGGCGCGGGTGGACCTCAAGGCCGAGCGCGATCGCGGAGTGCTGCGGGTGCGGACTGCGTTCGCCGAGCCGGCCGCGCCGGCGGAGACTGCCGCGGAGCTGGTGGCGGAGCTGCGGGAGCTGGCGGCCTGGCTGGATCTGGAGCGGGTGGCGCTCGAGGACGGGGCCCGCGGCGACCTCACGGGTGCGCTCGCCCGGGAGCTGACGGCGTGA
- a CDS encoding ComF family protein: protein MATSGAGMPPFAVLLEAMRDLLALVLPRTCPGCEAPDVSLCRRCASMLTGPAQRCEELTVFLAVDEQMPALGLPVWSLGPYAGPVQRVVLAWKSGGRPDLDRPLAALVARGVTGLAEELVGAAAAEPALVVVPAPSGWRRRWRRRLVALTLARAVGDSLARASGRPVWVADLLRRRGGSGHALGARGRRRATGEAVRCLGPVPPGTPCLLVDDVVTTGATLDAARTSLERAGARVLGAVVLAATPAPGQDTAPPRLS from the coding sequence ATGGCCACCTCCGGCGCCGGTATGCCACCCTTCGCGGTGCTGCTCGAAGCGATGCGGGACCTGCTCGCCCTCGTGCTGCCCCGCACCTGCCCCGGCTGTGAGGCCCCGGACGTGAGCCTGTGCCGGCGTTGCGCGTCGATGCTGACGGGGCCGGCGCAGCGGTGTGAGGAATTGACCGTGTTCCTCGCCGTGGACGAGCAGATGCCGGCGCTGGGATTGCCGGTGTGGTCACTGGGCCCCTACGCCGGGCCGGTGCAGCGGGTGGTGCTCGCCTGGAAGTCCGGCGGCCGGCCCGATCTCGACCGGCCGCTGGCGGCGCTGGTCGCGCGCGGCGTGACCGGGCTGGCCGAGGAGCTGGTGGGCGCGGCTGCCGCAGAGCCGGCGCTGGTGGTGGTGCCCGCCCCGTCCGGGTGGCGCCGCCGGTGGCGACGTCGCCTGGTCGCACTCACGCTGGCGCGCGCCGTGGGTGACTCGCTCGCGCGCGCGTCCGGGCGGCCGGTCTGGGTGGCCGACCTGCTGCGCCGGCGGGGCGGATCGGGGCATGCCCTGGGCGCACGGGGGCGCCGGCGCGCGACCGGTGAGGCGGTGCGGTGCCTGGGGCCGGTTCCGCCCGGCACGCCCTGCCTGCTCGTCGACGACGTCGTCACCACCGGCGCCACGCTCGACGCCGCCCGGACCAGCCTGGAACGGGCCGGGGCGCGAGTGCTCGGCGCCGTGGTGCTGGCGGCCACGCCGGCCCCGGGTCAGGACACGGCGCCGCCCAGGCTGTCGTAA